The Chryseobacterium sp. 52 genome includes a region encoding these proteins:
- a CDS encoding nuclear transport factor 2 family protein has translation MNHQKFAEKWISAWNSHDLEDILSHYAENIEVTTPMITLATGGKESTLKGKEAVREYWEKALDKFPDLHFELVKSTEGVHSVALFYKSIMDKYAVEVMFFDDEGKINKMYAHYD, from the coding sequence ATGAACCACCAGAAATTTGCTGAAAAATGGATTAGTGCTTGGAATTCCCATGATCTTGAAGATATACTGTCTCATTATGCTGAAAATATCGAGGTGACAACACCCATGATCACGTTGGCTACAGGAGGAAAAGAAAGTACATTAAAGGGAAAAGAAGCTGTACGTGAATATTGGGAGAAAGCATTGGATAAATTCCCTGATTTGCATTTCGAACTGGTAAAATCAACGGAAGGTGTTCATTCAGTAGCTTTGTTTTATAAATCCATAATGGATAAATATGCTGTGGAAGTCATGTTTTTTGATGATGAAGGAAAAATTAATAAAATGTATGCCCATTATGATTAA
- a CDS encoding L-threonylcarbamoyladenylate synthase codes for MENIIEILKSGGTILYPTDTIWGIGCDATNIEAVNKIFDIKKREKNKSMIILVESEKRLQDLVDVPEMAWEIIDLSEKPVTIVYENPRGLPKELLAEDGSIGIRLIKTDFCRKLITKLNRPLVSTSANFSGDKSPLKFSDISPEMIKLVDYAVEEDREKVSKYSGSSVIKIWSDNRIKVLRE; via the coding sequence ATGGAAAACATTATCGAAATACTAAAATCCGGAGGCACGATTCTTTACCCTACAGATACCATCTGGGGAATAGGCTGTGATGCAACCAATATAGAAGCTGTCAATAAAATATTTGACATCAAAAAAAGGGAAAAAAACAAATCAATGATCATTTTAGTGGAGTCTGAAAAAAGACTTCAGGACCTGGTAGACGTTCCGGAAATGGCATGGGAGATTATTGACCTTAGTGAAAAGCCGGTAACCATTGTTTATGAAAATCCCCGCGGACTGCCGAAGGAGCTGCTTGCAGAAGACGGAAGCATCGGAATCAGACTGATAAAAACAGATTTTTGCAGAAAACTGATTACCAAACTGAACAGACCTTTGGTATCTACATCGGCCAATTTCAGTGGTGATAAAAGTCCGTTGAAGTTTTCAGATATTTCACCTGAGATGATTAAACTGGTCGATTATGCAGTAGAAGAAGACCGAGAAAAAGTTTCAAAATATTCAGGTTCTTCAGTGATAAAAATATGGAGTGACAACAGGATTAAGGTTCTCCGCGAATAA
- a CDS encoding nuclear transport factor 2 family protein, with product MRKIQFFLILSFFSQIAYSQVKTTDELYKTAKKLDSLIFDIGFNKCDLSHYKSIVSDDLEFYHDKGGITSGEKAFTASIKNNICGGPNKVRRDLVPNSMKVYPLYTNTVLYAFIEEGEHDFFEFSKGKWNQGSRAKFTILWILEDKQWKMKRVLSYDHHL from the coding sequence ATGAGAAAGATTCAATTTTTTCTGATCTTAAGTTTTTTCAGCCAGATTGCATATTCACAGGTGAAAACTACCGATGAATTGTATAAAACGGCCAAGAAACTGGACAGTCTGATATTTGATATCGGATTTAATAAATGTGATCTTTCTCATTATAAATCTATAGTCAGTGACGACCTGGAGTTTTATCATGATAAAGGAGGAATTACTTCAGGAGAGAAAGCCTTTACGGCTTCCATTAAAAATAATATTTGTGGCGGACCCAACAAAGTAAGACGGGATCTTGTTCCCAATAGTATGAAAGTATATCCTTTGTATACCAATACTGTTTTGTATGCTTTTATAGAAGAAGGGGAACATGATTTTTTTGAATTCTCCAAGGGAAAATGGAATCAGGGAAGCCGTGCAAAGTTTACTATTTTATGGATTCTGGAGGATAAGCAGTGGAAAATGAAAAGAGTTTTAAGCTACGACCATCATTTATAA
- a CDS encoding YncE family protein — protein sequence MKLNKILHFLFAFTLLLGIVSCNSDNNDEQEVFYGNGFLIANEGTFGKPEADVTFVSADLNLKQDNIFSLNNGGAKLGDVLQMIAFNGDNAYLLLNNSNKIQIANRSNFKATGEITAELNTPRYMAFANNNIYVTNDKFGGAKFVSIYKVSDRSFIKKISFTDAAERIVEAGNNIFVQNASFGFGNKITYINTSTNEVQSTITLPSGNINKIISNNQNVYAIAAGTADSYIYQISNTGSITKTTTLTGIANATNLEISNGKFYFSSGKNVYTMDMSATTVPTAPLFTVANSVDAYSALYGFSVINDKIFTSDSNGFTQASKIVVYSTSGAIIRSFTTGIGSNSVYPN from the coding sequence ATGAAACTGAACAAAATTCTACATTTTCTTTTTGCTTTTACCCTTCTTTTAGGCATTGTGTCCTGTAACAGTGATAACAATGATGAGCAGGAAGTATTCTATGGCAACGGTTTTTTAATCGCCAATGAAGGTACTTTTGGAAAACCTGAAGCAGACGTAACGTTTGTAAGTGCAGACCTTAACCTTAAACAGGATAATATTTTCTCCCTTAATAACGGAGGTGCTAAATTAGGGGATGTATTACAGATGATTGCTTTCAATGGTGATAATGCTTATCTGCTATTGAATAATTCTAATAAGATCCAAATCGCAAACCGTTCTAACTTTAAAGCGACTGGTGAAATTACAGCTGAACTGAATACTCCGCGTTATATGGCTTTTGCCAACAACAATATCTATGTAACCAATGATAAATTTGGAGGGGCTAAGTTTGTAAGTATCTATAAGGTTTCTGACCGTTCTTTCATCAAAAAAATATCTTTTACAGATGCTGCCGAGAGAATTGTAGAAGCTGGAAATAACATCTTTGTACAGAATGCTTCATTCGGTTTTGGAAATAAGATCACTTATATCAATACGTCTACTAACGAAGTACAGTCTACCATCACATTACCAAGCGGAAACATCAACAAAATCATTTCAAATAATCAAAATGTATACGCTATTGCTGCGGGAACAGCTGATTCTTATATCTATCAGATCTCAAATACAGGAAGCATTACAAAGACAACGACTTTAACAGGGATTGCGAATGCTACCAATCTGGAAATTTCAAATGGTAAGTTTTATTTCTCTTCAGGAAAAAATGTGTACACAATGGATATGAGCGCAACAACAGTACCTACTGCACCATTATTCACAGTAGCGAACAGTGTTGATGCCTATTCTGCTTTATATGGATTCAGCGTGATCAATGACAAAATTTTCACTTCGGATTCAAATGGATTTACCCAAGCCAGTAAAATTGTGGTTTACAGCACTTCGGGAGCTATTATCAGATCATTTACGACAGGTATCGGTTCAAATTCTGTATATCCTAACTAA
- a CDS encoding CCA tRNA nucleotidyltransferase produces MKINITQNKNLKLFKIIADAAEKNNQSVYIVGGYVRDLLMKREASTDIDFVTEQSGIELAETVARDIDPKLKVSVFKTYGTAMIKYKDLELEFVGARKESYTENSRKPEVEGGTLEDDQKRRDFTINAMAISLNKENFGALIDPFNGVEDLENGILRTPLAPAQTYSDDPLRMMRAVRFASTLNFVIEEKSLNAIKQEAERIKIVSMERIMVEFNKIMMSRKPSVGLGLMEETGLLKLIIPELIELKGVEEVEGQTHKDNFYHTLEVVDNISENTDNLWLRWSALLHDVGKAPTKKFVEGTGWTFHGHEFLGSKMVKTLFHRLKQPLGSDMKYVQKMVKLSSRPIALITDDASDSALRRLLFDAGENLEDLFTLCKADITTKNSKKQDRFKKNFEYVAVKIKEVEEKDQVRNFQPPITGEEIMQMFNLKPGKEIGILKEKVKEAILEGEILNDKEEAEKFVIAEAEKLGLKYN; encoded by the coding sequence ATGAAAATTAATATTACCCAAAATAAAAATTTAAAACTATTCAAGATCATTGCTGATGCGGCTGAGAAAAATAACCAGTCCGTATACATTGTTGGCGGTTATGTCCGGGACCTTCTCATGAAGAGAGAAGCATCTACAGATATTGATTTTGTGACAGAGCAGAGCGGTATTGAACTTGCGGAAACTGTTGCGAGAGATATTGATCCTAAATTAAAAGTTTCTGTCTTCAAAACCTATGGAACAGCCATGATCAAATATAAAGATCTTGAACTTGAATTTGTAGGAGCCAGAAAAGAGAGTTATACAGAGAACAGCCGTAAGCCTGAAGTAGAAGGCGGAACGCTGGAAGATGACCAGAAAAGAAGAGATTTTACCATCAATGCAATGGCGATTTCTTTAAATAAAGAAAATTTCGGAGCACTGATAGACCCTTTCAACGGAGTTGAAGATCTGGAAAACGGAATTTTAAGAACACCGCTGGCACCTGCCCAGACCTATTCTGATGATCCGTTGAGGATGATGAGAGCCGTTCGTTTTGCTTCAACATTAAACTTTGTTATTGAAGAAAAATCTCTGAATGCTATCAAACAGGAAGCTGAAAGAATCAAGATTGTTTCTATGGAAAGAATCATGGTAGAATTCAATAAGATCATGATGTCCAGAAAACCTTCTGTCGGATTGGGATTAATGGAAGAAACAGGCCTTCTGAAACTGATTATTCCTGAACTTATTGAGCTGAAAGGAGTAGAAGAAGTAGAAGGACAGACTCATAAAGATAACTTCTACCACACGTTGGAAGTTGTAGATAATATTTCTGAAAATACAGACAATTTATGGCTGCGTTGGTCAGCACTACTGCACGACGTAGGGAAGGCACCGACTAAAAAATTTGTAGAAGGAACAGGATGGACTTTCCACGGACATGAATTTTTAGGTTCAAAAATGGTAAAGACCCTTTTCCACAGACTGAAACAGCCGTTGGGAAGCGACATGAAATATGTCCAGAAGATGGTAAAGCTTTCATCACGCCCCATTGCCCTGATCACTGATGATGCCTCAGATTCTGCATTGAGAAGACTTTTATTTGATGCCGGAGAAAACCTGGAGGATCTTTTTACCCTGTGTAAAGCAGATATTACCACCAAAAACTCCAAAAAGCAGGACAGATTCAAAAAGAATTTCGAATATGTAGCCGTGAAAATCAAAGAAGTGGAGGAGAAGGATCAGGTACGTAATTTCCAGCCCCCAATTACAGGAGAAGAGATCATGCAGATGTTTAATCTTAAACCCGGAAAAGAAATCGGAATTCTGAAAGAAAAAGTGAAGGAAGCTATTCTGGAAGGCGAGATCCTTAATGATAAAGAAGAAGCTGAAAAGTTTGTCATTGCTGAAGCTGAAAAACTGGGATTGAAATATAACTAA
- a CDS encoding GNAT family N-acetyltransferase produces the protein MKNTRKATIEDLNQLAELFDQYRIFYHKESDIPAAENFLKERINNKDSEIFVAEDDGKLTGFVQLYPIFSSTRMQRYWLLNDLYVNENHRGKGYSKELIEQAKELCRSSNACGVLLETGKSNEVGNQLYPACGFELYDSVNFYEWTNREN, from the coding sequence ATGAAAAACACCAGAAAAGCAACCATTGAAGATTTGAACCAATTAGCGGAATTATTTGATCAATACAGGATTTTTTATCATAAAGAATCAGATATACCTGCTGCTGAAAATTTTCTGAAAGAAAGAATCAATAACAAAGATTCTGAAATTTTTGTGGCGGAAGATGATGGAAAACTGACCGGGTTTGTCCAATTGTATCCTATATTCTCATCCACAAGAATGCAGCGTTACTGGCTGCTGAATGATCTTTATGTCAACGAAAATCATAGAGGAAAAGGCTATTCCAAAGAGCTGATCGAACAGGCAAAAGAACTGTGCCGGTCATCAAATGCCTGCGGAGTTTTGCTGGAAACAGGAAAAAGCAATGAGGTCGGAAATCAGTTATATCCCGCTTGCGGCTTTGAACTGTATGACTCTGTGAACTTTTATGAATGGACGAACAGGGAGAATTAA
- a CDS encoding cystathionine gamma-synthase, translating into MNFNTKVIHGGQHHESATGSVNVPVFLTSTFAQKSPGVHSGYEYSRAANPTRQALEDSLASIENGARGLAFGSGLAAIDCVLKLLNPGDEVVAVDDLYGGTYRMFTRLFEKYQLKFTFVNFDDVSKIADVITDKTKLIWIETPTNPLMKLVDIKAVVEMAKGKDILVAVDNTFATPYIQRPIDLGADIVMHSATKYLGGHSDVIAGALIAKDAELGEKLHFIQFASGGILGPHDSYLVLRGIKTLALRMQRHSDNGLAVAKYLETHPAVDRVIYPGLESHPQYELAKSQMKESGGMVSFTFKSGKKEDAVKFLEKVRVFTLAESLGGVESLANHPALMTHASIPADKREELGITDDLVRLSVGIEDAEDLIADLEKAFS; encoded by the coding sequence ATGAATTTTAATACAAAAGTAATTCACGGAGGGCAGCACCACGAGTCTGCAACAGGTTCTGTTAATGTTCCTGTATTTTTAACGTCAACGTTTGCACAGAAAAGTCCCGGAGTACATTCCGGATATGAATATTCAAGAGCGGCGAACCCTACAAGACAGGCTTTAGAAGATTCTTTGGCAAGTATTGAGAACGGAGCGAGAGGTCTTGCTTTCGGGTCAGGACTGGCAGCCATCGACTGTGTATTGAAATTACTGAATCCTGGTGATGAGGTAGTAGCAGTAGATGATCTTTACGGAGGTACTTACAGGATGTTTACAAGACTTTTTGAAAAATATCAGCTGAAATTTACGTTCGTGAATTTTGATGATGTTTCTAAAATTGCTGACGTTATTACAGACAAAACAAAGCTGATCTGGATAGAAACTCCTACGAATCCTTTGATGAAGCTGGTAGACATCAAAGCTGTTGTTGAAATGGCAAAAGGAAAAGATATTTTAGTGGCTGTAGATAATACTTTTGCGACACCTTATATTCAGAGACCTATTGATCTTGGAGCAGATATCGTGATGCATTCAGCTACAAAATACTTAGGTGGGCATTCGGATGTTATTGCCGGAGCATTGATTGCAAAAGATGCTGAGCTTGGAGAAAAACTTCATTTTATTCAGTTTGCAAGCGGAGGTATTTTAGGACCTCACGATTCTTATCTGGTTTTAAGAGGAATCAAAACCTTGGCATTAAGAATGCAGAGACATTCGGACAACGGGCTTGCTGTAGCCAAATATCTTGAAACTCATCCTGCAGTGGATAGAGTGATCTATCCGGGATTAGAATCTCACCCTCAGTATGAACTTGCCAAATCTCAGATGAAAGAATCAGGAGGAATGGTTTCATTCACGTTCAAATCCGGTAAAAAAGAAGATGCTGTTAAATTCCTTGAAAAAGTAAGAGTTTTCACTTTAGCAGAATCTTTAGGCGGTGTAGAATCTCTAGCGAATCACCCGGCTTTAATGACGCATGCTTCTATTCCTGCAGATAAACGTGAGGAATTGGGGATTACAGACGATTTGGTTCGTTTAAGCGTTGGAATTGAAGATGCAGAAGATCTTATTGCAGATCTTGAGAAAGCTTTTTCTTAA
- a CDS encoding DinB family protein, whose protein sequence is MSDFQKYVQRYLDQIPSGDWMGELQKSGDKTIEMYAGFTEEQSLFAYAEGKWSLKEVLLHLSDAERVFQYRILAFSRGEKASLPGYDEELYAANSFADNRSLESLLEEYKLVRKSSQILIENLESSVLNNTGIANGNEISVETIAKLIIGHNYHHLTIIEERYLPGLK, encoded by the coding sequence ATGTCCGATTTTCAAAAATATGTACAACGGTATTTAGATCAGATTCCTTCCGGAGACTGGATGGGCGAACTACAGAAATCAGGGGATAAAACAATTGAAATGTATGCTGGATTTACAGAAGAGCAGTCGCTTTTTGCCTATGCTGAAGGGAAGTGGTCACTGAAAGAAGTTCTTCTACATTTATCAGATGCCGAAAGAGTATTTCAGTACCGGATTCTGGCTTTTTCCAGGGGTGAGAAAGCTTCGCTTCCTGGCTACGACGAAGAGCTTTATGCCGCAAATTCTTTTGCAGACAACAGGTCTTTAGAATCCCTGCTGGAAGAATATAAACTGGTAAGAAAGTCTTCACAAATCCTGATTGAAAACCTTGAATCATCTGTTTTAAATAATACAGGTATCGCCAATGGAAACGAAATCTCCGTTGAAACCATTGCCAAGCTGATTATTGGTCATAATTATCATCATTTGACTATAATTGAGGAGAGATATCTTCCAGGGTTGAAGTAG
- the tnpA gene encoding IS200/IS605 family transposase, translating into MPFIKIYIHLVFSTRNRVPYLNTFDLRVKVWKHIKENASEKGIYLDMINGYSDHCHCLISLGSGQNIEKVVQLLKGESSYWINKNQLTQDKFSWQDEYFAFSVSESRLDVLREYIKNQEKHHQKKSFAEEYKEFLEKN; encoded by the coding sequence ATGCCTTTTATTAAAATTTATATTCATCTTGTCTTTTCAACAAGAAATAGAGTACCTTATTTAAATACATTCGATCTAAGAGTAAAAGTATGGAAACATATTAAGGAGAATGCTTCAGAAAAAGGAATCTATTTAGATATGATTAATGGTTATTCGGATCATTGTCACTGCCTTATTTCATTAGGGTCCGGTCAGAATATAGAAAAAGTAGTACAGCTGTTGAAAGGGGAGTCTTCTTATTGGATTAATAAAAACCAGCTTACACAGGATAAATTTTCATGGCAAGACGAATATTTCGCTTTTTCTGTCTCTGAATCCAGGTTGGATGTTTTGAGGGAGTATATAAAAAATCAGGAAAAGCACCATCAGAAAAAAAGCTTTGCAGAAGAATACAAAGAATTTCTTGAAAAAAATTAG
- a CDS encoding thioredoxin-like domain-containing protein codes for MKKLITAVNVEWLKTKGLGLSYIAIILGALIPLISYIPGFFTSELLIEGKLPYSVFEDAIGGDAIRSFTFFILLLFIIIAANRVAQTDHKNNGWQLMETQPVSRFNLYFSKYIIVVLLGVICILSYFGFSILLSLINYYIHPDPAKLLTFDTMWMIKTMVRVFLSILGIAALQLCVSVVFQGFIWSFLIGSLGMASNITSVVQKQSFFFNPYSSLYAFWKSPEVRDLNSFISHSEYMSLFWMVVFLAVGYFWYSKKGFKNAFLKNKKQIMLSTALLIIGAGFLYVFQKPKPYQSDGTGVSIKGTLESDLKIDSVKIYSKDFHKKIGAVAVKDHTFSWSTTQVLPLDEYILEVGNKKLDIVMGSGDWFDIEIKLNGANMVSYVKSNRKADQEYKNTENSFGNEFAYALEKQNYNNDPKMFYEVAESDWKENKRILNVFADPQNNALSEDYKVYRRQLMAIEYLNEINNYRKMTSLSDPKFAAPAPFIKELNENIQKPGSLLSKNDNYLQYKLDQLLSDKDQTSNPDSILFVKIDQMPKGIFKDQLLAKHLAKNIELQTDSLTRNKLFAAEISKVNNTDYKQLLYLKIEQINRSQKGSVFPDLVLLNDKDKTNKLSKYKGRYVVIDFWATWCGPCKQIRPVFETRSHQYRYYDNIQFISISLDQDKSKWQNYLKTKTSNVPQFWLTNAGQFMNKYKIQSIPRFIIVDPEGRIFNFNTPFPDEDNFVEILDKLKKY; via the coding sequence ATGAAAAAATTAATAACAGCAGTCAATGTAGAATGGCTGAAAACAAAAGGGCTTGGATTATCTTATATTGCCATTATTCTGGGAGCTTTGATTCCTTTGATAAGTTATATTCCCGGATTTTTCACCTCAGAACTTCTCATAGAAGGAAAGCTTCCGTATTCTGTTTTTGAAGATGCCATAGGCGGAGATGCCATTAGATCTTTTACTTTTTTTATACTGCTTCTGTTTATCATTATTGCTGCAAACAGAGTGGCTCAGACAGATCATAAAAATAACGGCTGGCAGTTGATGGAAACACAGCCGGTCAGTAGATTCAATCTTTATTTTTCAAAATATATTATTGTAGTGCTGCTGGGTGTTATATGTATACTTTCCTATTTCGGATTCAGTATCCTCTTATCTCTCATTAATTATTATATCCATCCGGATCCTGCGAAACTGCTTACTTTCGATACGATGTGGATGATTAAAACAATGGTAAGGGTTTTTTTGAGTATTTTAGGAATTGCAGCTTTGCAGCTTTGTGTTTCTGTGGTATTTCAGGGGTTCATCTGGTCATTTCTCATCGGTTCGCTGGGAATGGCTTCCAATATTACTTCTGTGGTACAGAAACAGTCTTTTTTCTTTAATCCTTACAGCTCATTATATGCATTCTGGAAGTCTCCGGAAGTGAGAGACCTGAACAGTTTTATCTCCCATTCGGAATATATGAGTCTCTTCTGGATGGTTGTTTTTCTTGCAGTAGGCTATTTTTGGTACAGTAAAAAAGGATTTAAAAATGCTTTTCTGAAAAATAAAAAGCAGATTATGTTGTCAACAGCATTACTGATTATAGGAGCGGGATTTCTTTATGTTTTTCAGAAACCGAAACCGTATCAGAGTGACGGAACAGGAGTGTCTATTAAAGGTACATTGGAAAGTGATCTTAAAATAGATTCTGTAAAGATTTATTCCAAAGATTTTCACAAGAAAATTGGAGCTGTTGCAGTTAAAGATCATACTTTCAGTTGGAGTACCACTCAGGTATTACCGTTGGACGAATATATACTTGAGGTGGGAAATAAAAAACTGGATATCGTGATGGGAAGTGGCGACTGGTTTGATATTGAAATTAAACTGAATGGGGCAAACATGGTATCATACGTTAAATCTAACCGAAAAGCAGATCAGGAATATAAGAATACAGAGAATTCTTTTGGAAATGAATTTGCTTATGCCCTGGAAAAACAGAATTATAATAATGATCCGAAAATGTTTTATGAAGTGGCTGAATCTGACTGGAAAGAGAACAAAAGAATTTTAAATGTCTTTGCAGATCCTCAGAATAATGCACTTTCAGAAGATTACAAAGTATACAGAAGACAACTGATGGCCATTGAATACCTGAACGAAATTAATAATTATAGGAAAATGACTTCACTGAGTGATCCTAAATTCGCTGCCCCTGCCCCTTTTATTAAAGAATTGAATGAAAATATTCAGAAACCCGGATCATTATTAAGTAAAAATGATAATTATCTGCAGTATAAATTAGATCAGCTGCTTTCTGATAAGGATCAGACTTCCAATCCGGACAGTATTCTTTTTGTAAAGATTGACCAGATGCCAAAAGGAATTTTTAAAGATCAGCTTCTTGCCAAACATTTAGCGAAAAATATTGAACTGCAGACAGACAGTCTGACCAGAAATAAGCTTTTTGCTGCTGAGATCAGTAAAGTAAACAATACAGACTATAAACAATTATTGTATTTGAAGATCGAGCAGATCAACAGGTCTCAGAAAGGTTCTGTTTTTCCTGATCTTGTTCTTCTTAATGATAAAGACAAAACGAACAAACTTTCAAAATATAAAGGAAGATATGTGGTGATCGATTTCTGGGCAACCTGGTGTGGACCGTGCAAGCAGATCCGTCCTGTATTTGAGACCAGAAGCCATCAGTACAGATACTATGACAATATCCAGTTTATCTCAATAAGTCTGGATCAGGATAAATCGAAATGGCAGAATTATCTGAAAACAAAAACATCCAATGTTCCTCAGTTCTGGCTTACCAATGCCGGGCAGTTTATGAATAAATACAAGATACAGTCTATCCCAAGATTTATCATTGTAGATCCGGAGGGCAGGATTTTTAATTTTAATACGCCATTTCCTGATGAAGATAATTTCGTAGAAATTTTAGATAAGCTGAAGAAGTATTAA
- the gldC gene encoding gliding motility protein GldC, with the protein MRKTQITIDVELDENHIPESITWNAQDGGVEKEETRATMISVWDDKTMEALRIDLWTKEMPVDQMKMFIHQILVSLGSTYQRATGEEDVAQWLEQIADEFAIKSAIRS; encoded by the coding sequence ATGAGAAAAACTCAGATTACAATAGATGTAGAGTTGGATGAGAACCACATTCCTGAAAGTATAACCTGGAACGCTCAGGACGGAGGTGTGGAAAAAGAAGAGACAAGAGCAACAATGATCTCTGTTTGGGATGACAAAACGATGGAGGCTTTAAGAATCGATCTTTGGACAAAAGAAATGCCGGTAGACCAGATGAAAATGTTTATCCATCAGATTCTGGTATCTTTAGGAAGTACCTATCAGAGAGCAACCGGAGAAGAGGATGTAGCACAGTGGCTGGAGCAGATCGCGGACGAATTTGCTATTAAATCGGCCATCAGATCGTAA
- a CDS encoding ABC transporter ATP-binding protein yields the protein MENIIQIQNLTFEFSRDKPVLKNINLSVPKGSIFGFLGANGAGKSTTMKMLIGSIPDEFGAIQIFNKNLSALYPEGFHKIGSLIDTAAFYDHLSGWENLLIISRFRNLPESECERVLHLVDLWESRNMKMKRYSLGMKQRLSIAMTLLGKPELLILDEPVNGLDPNGMLEMRELLIKLNREEGVTIFISSHLLQEIEKMITHLAIISHGEIRFAGSIKDLNELYRYDHIRIGLNHASEFIEQIPESYAPKMIDSGTIEITAESKENIAALIKKLVLNNAEIFEIKNSAGLEDWFMEITKN from the coding sequence ATGGAAAATATCATCCAGATTCAGAATCTAACCTTTGAGTTTTCAAGGGATAAACCTGTTCTTAAAAATATTAATCTTTCAGTTCCGAAAGGGAGTATTTTCGGATTTCTCGGTGCCAACGGAGCGGGTAAGTCTACAACTATGAAAATGCTGATCGGGAGTATTCCTGATGAATTCGGGGCTATTCAGATCTTTAATAAAAACCTGTCAGCACTTTATCCGGAAGGCTTTCATAAAATAGGAAGCCTGATTGATACCGCAGCTTTTTACGACCATCTTTCAGGATGGGAAAATCTTCTTATTATTTCCAGGTTCAGAAACCTTCCTGAGTCTGAGTGTGAAAGAGTACTCCATCTGGTCGATCTTTGGGAAAGCAGAAATATGAAAATGAAAAGATATTCTCTGGGGATGAAACAAAGACTTTCCATAGCTATGACCCTTTTGGGAAAACCTGAGCTGCTGATCCTGGACGAACCTGTAAATGGTCTGGACCCGAACGGAATGCTGGAAATGCGGGAGCTTTTAATCAAACTTAACAGGGAAGAGGGAGTAACCATATTCATTTCAAGTCACCTGCTTCAGGAAATTGAAAAAATGATTACCCATCTTGCCATTATTTCCCATGGTGAAATCCGTTTTGCCGGAAGCATAAAAGATCTTAATGAGCTCTACAGATATGACCACATCAGAATTGGACTGAATCATGCATCCGAATTTATTGAACAGATTCCGGAAAGCTACGCCCCTAAAATGATTGATTCGGGAACCATCGAAATCACCGCTGAATCCAAAGAAAATATTGCCGCTCTTATCAAAAAACTGGTTCTGAATAATGCTGAGATTTTTGAAATTAAAAACAGTGCAGGCCTTGAAGACTGGTTCATGGAAATAACTAAAAACTAA